In Methylomonas sp. ZR1, one DNA window encodes the following:
- a CDS encoding CerR family C-terminal domain-containing protein: MVAPENSETETHDARSRLVMAALRLFAEKGYKAASTREICDAAGANISAIRYYFGDKAGLYRAAFFEPMGDARCGSDVAAYADLPLPEVLTRFFSEFLEPLKEGEDFGLVMKLHFREMIEPTGAWQQEIDAEIKPQHESLVLLLKEHLGLSRIDDDLHRLVFAMIGMAVHFYVGQDVISMISPQILNSPQNIDVLAERLAGYALAMIEGEAARRARDGDHEQ; encoded by the coding sequence CGCCCGCAGTCGGCTGGTCATGGCAGCGTTGCGGCTGTTTGCCGAAAAAGGCTACAAGGCCGCTTCCACGCGGGAAATCTGCGACGCGGCTGGCGCCAATATTTCGGCCATTCGCTACTATTTCGGCGATAAGGCCGGTCTATATCGCGCCGCATTCTTCGAACCGATGGGCGACGCACGTTGCGGTTCCGATGTCGCGGCCTATGCCGACTTACCGTTGCCCGAAGTGTTGACCCGGTTTTTCAGCGAATTCCTGGAGCCGCTGAAAGAAGGTGAGGACTTTGGGCTTGTGATGAAGCTGCACTTCCGGGAGATGATCGAGCCGACCGGTGCCTGGCAGCAGGAAATCGATGCGGAAATCAAACCGCAGCATGAATCTTTGGTATTGCTGCTCAAGGAACATTTGGGATTGAGTCGCATTGATGACGACTTACATCGGCTGGTTTTCGCGATGATAGGCATGGCGGTGCATTTTTATGTGGGACAAGACGTCATCTCGATGATTTCCCCGCAAATTTTAAATTCTCCACAAAACATCGACGTGCTGGCCGAACGCTTGGCCGGTTACGCACTGGCCATGATCGAAGGTGAAGCCGCGCGGCGTGCTCGGGATGGCGACCATGAACAATAA
- a CDS encoding efflux transporter outer membrane subunit: MNNNISRPLGLSLIPLLLSACGSGGLLTTVGPDYQTEPLPAPASWQAPQADAAKRQQAHQGDPAELMRWWERFQDPALTRLLSAAEQVSASVADARARIEEARANLVGADAAILPKLDSEFGSKRSSSSFGGTPFIWNQFSAGLQSSWEIDLFGGLARQQEVAQSQLESRNASWHDARVAVAVEVADAYLAYRYCEAQVQLLRTDSDSRLESARVAAVAGQSGFRSPGDVALATASAAEGNRTLLQQQAQCERSIKSLVAMTGLAEADLRSLLNGSADQTAKLPTPPAFEIASLPAKVLLQRPDVAAAERDLAEASANIGVQRAKQFPKLSLSGNITPTLQNINGAALMLAQTWAIGPTLSLPLFDAGKRAADVEVAKVQYQAAESRFRAKVRTAVKEVEDALVRLDSSRQRLPQGREAVSGYRANFQALQTLYQSGLGNLLDVETARRNVLASELALEELEQEQVGAWIALYRAAGGGWMDAGESPNPEAAAADPSIPSDTGNTHLYPNQNDMLNGGNS, translated from the coding sequence ATGAACAATAATATCTCGCGGCCGCTGGGCTTGAGTCTGATCCCCTTGCTGCTTTCGGCCTGCGGGTCCGGCGGTTTATTGACGACCGTCGGCCCTGATTATCAAACAGAACCATTGCCGGCGCCTGCGAGCTGGCAAGCGCCGCAAGCGGACGCGGCCAAGCGCCAACAGGCGCATCAAGGCGACCCCGCCGAGCTGATGCGCTGGTGGGAGCGCTTTCAAGACCCGGCCCTGACTCGCCTGTTAAGCGCCGCCGAACAGGTGAGCGCCTCGGTCGCCGACGCCAGAGCGCGCATCGAAGAAGCTAGGGCAAATCTTGTGGGCGCCGATGCGGCCATCTTACCGAAACTGGATTCAGAGTTCGGCTCCAAACGCTCCTCGTCTTCGTTTGGCGGCACGCCGTTCATCTGGAACCAATTCTCGGCCGGACTGCAATCCAGCTGGGAAATAGACTTGTTTGGCGGTTTGGCCCGGCAGCAGGAAGTGGCCCAAAGCCAACTGGAATCGCGCAACGCCTCCTGGCACGACGCCAGGGTCGCGGTGGCGGTGGAAGTCGCCGATGCCTACCTGGCTTATCGCTATTGCGAAGCGCAAGTGCAGCTATTGCGTACCGACAGCGATTCGCGCCTTGAATCGGCGCGGGTAGCGGCGGTTGCCGGCCAGAGCGGGTTCCGCTCGCCGGGCGATGTAGCCTTGGCTACCGCCAGTGCCGCCGAAGGCAACAGAACCTTGCTGCAACAACAAGCCCAGTGCGAACGTTCGATCAAAAGTCTGGTGGCGATGACCGGCCTCGCGGAAGCCGACTTGCGGTCGTTACTGAACGGCTCGGCCGATCAGACGGCGAAACTGCCCACTCCGCCAGCGTTCGAAATCGCGTCCTTACCGGCCAAGGTGTTATTGCAACGGCCGGACGTGGCGGCCGCCGAACGCGACCTCGCCGAGGCCAGCGCCAATATCGGCGTGCAACGGGCCAAGCAATTTCCGAAATTGAGCCTGTCCGGCAACATCACCCCGACCCTGCAAAACATCAACGGCGCGGCGTTGATGCTGGCGCAGACTTGGGCGATAGGGCCGACGCTGAGCTTGCCACTGTTCGACGCCGGCAAGCGCGCGGCCGACGTGGAAGTCGCCAAGGTGCAATACCAAGCAGCGGAAAGCCGTTTCCGCGCCAAGGTGCGCACGGCGGTCAAGGAAGTCGAAGACGCCCTGGTGCGTCTGGACAGCAGCCGCCAACGCTTGCCGCAAGGCCGCGAGGCGGTCAGCGGTTACCGGGCAAACTTTCAGGCGCTGCAAACGCTCTACCAAAGCGGACTGGGTAATTTGCTGGATGTGGAAACTGCCCGCCGCAACGTGCTGGCCTCTGAACTGGCGCTAGAAGAACTGGAGCAGGAACAGGTTGGCGCCTGGATCGCGCTGTATCGCGCGGCGGGCGGCGGATGGATGGATGCCGGCGAGTCGCCGAATCCGGAAGCGGCGGCGGCAGATCCATCCATACCTAGTGACACTGGCAACACGCATTTATATCCGAATCAAAACGACATGCTCAACGGAGGAAACTCATGA
- a CDS encoding efflux RND transporter periplasmic adaptor subunit: protein MTKGKIGVLFATLLLLIGIGVAIGRVSQPAPSTEAPAANPALSVSAIRPQTHDIPLILTANGSIAAWQEAVIGAEIGDLRLSAVNVQIGEAVKKGQVLATFSDESVLADVAQARGIVAEAEANLAEARLNAERARKVSVSGALSAQQVDQYLTGAKTAEAKLQSAKAQLEAQLLRLKYTKVLASDDGVISARSATLGAVATKGQELFRLIRQNRLEWRGELTAAEMTQLKPGNKVRVEVPNVGSLEGTVRFLAPTLDVQNRNGLVYVDLPHAAQTGLRAGMFARGEFELGSSTALTVPQEALSLRDGFSYVFLLTEQTEDRARVKQVKVQLGRRNGDQVEILAGVAADDRLVAGGASFLADGDSVRVVTQ, encoded by the coding sequence ATGACCAAGGGAAAAATAGGCGTGCTATTCGCCACCTTACTGCTATTAATCGGCATTGGCGTAGCGATCGGCCGCGTCAGCCAGCCCGCGCCATCTACCGAAGCACCGGCTGCCAATCCGGCGCTCAGCGTGTCCGCGATCCGTCCGCAGACGCATGATATTCCGCTCATCCTCACGGCTAACGGTTCGATTGCGGCTTGGCAGGAAGCCGTGATCGGCGCCGAAATCGGCGATCTGCGCCTGAGCGCGGTTAACGTGCAAATCGGCGAAGCCGTTAAAAAAGGCCAAGTGTTGGCCACCTTTTCGGACGAAAGCGTATTGGCCGATGTCGCGCAAGCCCGCGGCATAGTGGCCGAAGCCGAAGCCAATCTGGCCGAAGCGCGGCTTAACGCCGAGCGGGCGCGCAAGGTCTCGGTATCCGGCGCTTTGAGCGCGCAACAAGTGGATCAGTATCTGACCGGCGCCAAAACCGCGGAGGCCAAACTGCAATCCGCCAAGGCGCAGTTGGAAGCGCAATTGTTACGCCTGAAATACACCAAAGTATTGGCCAGCGACGACGGCGTGATTTCCGCGCGTAGCGCCACCTTGGGCGCGGTCGCCACGAAAGGTCAGGAATTGTTTCGCTTGATTCGGCAAAACCGCCTGGAATGGCGCGGCGAGCTTACCGCCGCCGAAATGACGCAGTTGAAACCGGGCAATAAGGTGAGGGTAGAGGTCCCGAATGTCGGCAGCCTAGAAGGAACTGTACGTTTCCTGGCGCCTACCCTGGATGTGCAAAACCGCAATGGCCTGGTTTATGTTGACTTACCTCATGCCGCGCAGACCGGTTTGCGTGCCGGTATGTTCGCCCGTGGCGAATTTGAATTGGGCAGTTCCACGGCGCTAACGGTGCCGCAAGAGGCGCTGTCGCTGCGGGATGGCTTTAGTTATGTGTTTTTGTTGACCGAGCAAACCGAAGACCGGGCGCGCGTCAAGCAGGTCAAAGTGCAGTTGGGCCGCAGAAATGGCGACCAGGTGGAAATTTTAGCCGGCGTGGCCGCCGACGACCGGTTGGTGGCCGGCGGCGCCTCGTTTTTGGCCGACGGCGATAGCGTGCGGGTGGTGACACAATGA